Genomic DNA from Peribacillus simplex NBRC 15720 = DSM 1321:
AGTGTTCCTGCCGCATCATCTTGTCGCAATTGAACTACAGCAAAAGGACGTTTTCCCGTTTTTGGATCTTCTAAGCCAACAGGCTTCAATGGACCAAATAACATCGTTTTCTTCCCACGTGATGCCATCACTTCAATCGGCATGCAGCCTTCAAAAAAGATTTCTTTTTCGAATTCTTTAAGTGGGACTGTCTCAGCAGCAATCAAAGCTTCATAAAAGCGGTCAAACTCTTCTTCCGTCATCGGACAGTTCAAATAAGCTGCTTCCCCTTTATCATAACGGGATTTCAAATATACTTTATCCATGTTGATGCTGTCTTTTTCAAGAATTGGTGCGGCAGCATCATAGAAGTACAAGTATTCTTCATCCATGATTTGCTTTAAGCTGTCAGATAGTGACTGACTTGTAAGCGGACCGGTTGCAATGACGGTAGGACCTTCCGGAATTTCCGTCACTTCTTCATTAATGACCGTCACATTTGGATGATTTTTGACCCTTTCCGTAACAAGACCGGCAAATTCATGACGATCAACAGCTAAAGCACCCCCAGCCGGTACAGCACAAGCATCTGCTGCGGACATGATGACCGAATCCAGTATACGCATTTCTTCTTTTAATACACCAACTGCATTTGTTAAAGTATTTGCCCGAAGTGAATTGGAACAAACAAGTTCAGCGAATTTATCGGTATGATGGGCTGGCGTTTGTTTTACAGGACGCATTTCATATAGATCGACTTTAATTCCTCTTTTAGCTAACTGCCACGCCGCTTCACTTCCAGCAAGCCCAGCACCGATTACACTTACTTTTGTTTCTTTCATTTTTCGAACCTCCATGTATAGATATGATAAGACAGGATCATTTATCATTAAAACTGCTTTCATAAAAGTTTCATTTTTAACGATATCTATGTATTTATAACCGAAATACTCATTCCTGCTAACGATAATTTTAAAGCATATGCCACAAAGCCGGCATTCTTCCTGCATTCCATCTTTTCTAAAAAGGGTAAAGGACGCAATTAGGAATTATATCTTTAAAAGAATGTACTTGTCCACTGAATTTTACATCACATGGCCTAAATAAAAAAGTTTCAAGCTTTATCCATTTTCTTCTTGGAAGTAAATCCATATAGTATCATGATATCATACTTTCCTGAACATAAAGAAACTCGGCAGATGCCGAGTCAATTTATATGTTGGGTTTTTCGATTGTTCACAGGGAAAGCAAACGATTTCACGTTCTTTTCTATGCTTGGGGCATTTCTTTGAAATCACAATCCATGCACTGGACCTGGACGCCTTTTTTGAGTTTTTTCTCAACAAGTGTACCTTCACATTTTGGACAACTACGCGGCAGCGGTTTATCCCAAGATATGAAGTCACATCCAGGGTAGGTATCACACCCGTAAAATATGCGGCGTTTTTTACTTTTCCTTTCAATGATGTTTCCTTCTTTACATTTTGGACATTTGACACCGATTTCTTTAACAATTGGTTTTGTGTTACGGCAATCCGGGAAATTACTGCATGCCATGAACTTTCCATAACGTCCCATCTTAAAGACCATCCCATGTCCGCATTCCACGCAATCTTCACCTGCAGGTTCATCTTTGATTTCAATTTTCTCCATCTCGACTTCGGCTTTAGCCAAATGAACTGCAAATTCTTTATAAAATTCATCTATGACCTTTATCCATTCGATACTGCCTTCCTCGACGCTGTCGAATTCCTGTTCCATCTTGGCAGTGAACTCTGCATCAAGAATATCCGGGAAGAATTCGCGTATCAATTCAAGAACGATTTCACCAAGCTCTGTCGGGATGAACCGTTTATTATCCAAGGTAACATAGCCCCGTTTTTGAATCGTATCCAAGGTAGGAGCATATGTAGAAGGACGGCCTATTCCCAGTTCCTCTAGGGTTTTGACAAGACGGGCTTCAGTATATCGGGGCGGAGGCTGTGTAAAATGCTGCTTCGGCTCGATATCTTTTGAAAAGAATTGATCTCCTTTTTTCACATCCGGAAGTGCATTTTCCTTTTCTTCCACCGAGTCATCGGACCCTTCAACATATACCTTCATGAAACCTGGAAACTTAATTTTTGAACCATTTGCCCTGAAGATGACATCCTCGTTATGCAGGTCGATGCTCATCGTATCCATGACCGCCGAAGACATTTGACTAGAAACGAATCGTTCCCAAATCAATTTATAAAGACGGAATTGATCTCTGGATAAGAACTCCTTGACTACACCCGGTTCACGTAATGTGCTGGTTGGCCTGACTGCTTCATGGGCATCCTGGGCATTGGTTTGTTTTTTCTCCTTGCGTTGTTCAACCTGAACATAATCTTTACCATAATTATTTTGAATGAAGGTATGAACTTCCTCTTTCGCAACATCGGAAATCCGTGTCGAATCGGTTCTCATATAAGTGATTAACCCGACTGTACCTTCCTTGCCAAGCTCGATTCCTTCATAAAGCTGCTGAGCAAGCATCATGGTTTTCTTTGCACGGAAATTCAATTTACGTGCCGCTTCTTGTTGCAGGGAAGAAGTTGTAAAAGGTGCAGCTGGATTGCGCCTTCTTTCCTTTTTAGCCACAGTTCCTATCGTAAATTCGCCGCCATTTAAAGAAGCGAGCACTTTTTTGACGTCCTCTTCGGTATTTAATTCCTTCTTCTCGCCGCCAAGGCTGAAGAAGGAACCTTCAAACTGTTCTTTTCCTTTTACAAAATCAGCCTTGATTGTCCAATACTCTTCCGGGATAAAATCTTTGATCTCCTTCTCCCGGTCAATGATCATCCGCACAGCAACCGATTGGACCCGTCCCGCGCTTAAGCCTTTTTTCACCTTTTTCCACAAAAGCGGGCTTATATTGTATCCGACCAAACGATCCAAGACCCTTCTTGCCTGCTGGGCATCAACCAATTTCATATTTATTGGCCTCGGCGATTTAAATGATTCTTTGATGGCCTCTTTCGTGATCTCGTTGAATACCACGCGGCAATCTGAGTTAACGTCAACATCAAGACTGTGAGCCAAATGCCAGGCAATGGCTTCCCCTTCCCTGTCGGGGTCAGCCGCGAGATAGATTTTTTTCGCTTTTTTTGCAGCGGTTTTCAATTCTTTTAAAACCGGGCCTTTGCCGCGGATAGTTATATATTTAGGTTCATATTCATGTTCAACATCGACACCCATTTGACTTTTAGGCAAATCGCGTACATGCCCCATGGAAGCCTTTACTTTATATTTTTTTCCCAAGTAACGTTCTATTGTTTTCGCCTTTGCGGGCGATTCCACAATCACTAAGTATTCTGACATCCAATAAATCCTCCTCAAAGAGGTAATATAAATCTTCACTATTATTAATCATTCAAAAATCATTTGTCAACACCTCTTTACTTTTCAAAGCATGCTGATTCATTTATTTATGGGTTTTTGACAAGAGGTGCCATTTGCAAAACTTATAACAGTTTTACAATATTTTCAACCCTTTTGTCTAATAATTCAACCCATCCTTCTAAAAAAGCGCTTTTTTTCTAATTTCCCGTTTGATTCTCCGTCTATCTTCTATATTATATTGTTCAAAACTCTTCTTCGATCTGTCTGGAACTTAAAACAAGTTTGGCACCATCCTGAATCAATTGATTGGTCCCCTGTGATTCAGGGCTCGTAACATTACCAGGAAGCGCAAATACCTCCCTGCCGTGTTCCAAAGCAGCTTGTGCCGTAATAAGGGAACCGCTTCTTTCTTTTGCCTCGACCACGAATACTCCCTGTGATAATCCACTGATGATTCGATTCCTAAGCGGAAACATCCAAGGTTCCGCCCTCATTTCCGGTGGCGTCTCAGATATAAGCAGGCCTTTATTGATGATTTCCTCAGCAAGGGTAACATTGGATTTCGGATATATTTGCAGAAGCCCCCCACCTAAAACCCCAATCGTATCTCCGCCTTCCTTTAATGCGATCTTATGTGATTCTGCATCGATTCCAGCCGCCACTCCGCTTATGATTACGAACTTTTTCTTTACAAGCGGTAATAGAATCGTTTTTAAAGCCTCCAGACCATACGAGGTTGGCTTACGTGTTCCAACAACACCTAGCGTATTCTTCCTTGTTAAAAGCTTCTTATCACCTCTTAAATAAAGAACCCACGGAGGATCGAATATTTGCTTCATCAAAAAAGGATATTCATCATCGAATATCGTCAAACAATGGATTTGGGTATCTTCGTATTTTTTAAGTTTATCGATGGTATTGAGTGAATGTAAATCTTTGTAAAAGAGGGAAAGCTTATTTGAAGGGATAGGGAGTATTTTTGCCCATTCAACGTAATTCGTCGTGAATAGGGAAGATAATGACGGGTCTTTGGACATGATTGTTTGGATTGTTTTCCATCCTGCTCCGCGGCAATGATGGAGATGGATTAATCTTTCTTTTGTATTCAATTGGAAACGCTCCTAATCGGATATTTTTAAAGGTAGGTTGATAGTGATGTATTGGTCTCTCCCGAGGAAATTGGAGGGAAATAAAGACCGACCCAAATAAAGGTCGGCCCAGCTTAAATCAATGTGTTTTACAAGGTTCGTAAATTTCTTTTTCTTTCAAGACGGATATCAACGTTTCACCCATTACGGACGGAGTTTCGGCAACTTTAATTCCACATTCGTTCATAACGCGGATTTTCTCGTCAGCAGTCCCTTTTCCTCCTGAGATAATGGCACCAGCATGTCCCATGCGTTTACCGGCAGGTGCTGTACGGCCACCAATGAAACCAACAACTGGCTTAGTCATATTTTCCTTCACCCAGATTGCTGCTTCTTCTTCTGCCGTTCCGCCGATTTCCCCGATCATGATCACCGCATGTGTTTCCGGATCGTCATTGAACGCTTTCAAAACATCAATGAAATCCGTTCCGTTTACGGGATCCCCACCGATACCGACAGCCGAAGATTGCCCAATTCCAGCTTGTGATAATTGGTGAACGGCCTCATACGTTAAAGTTCCAGAACGGGAAACTACACCTACATGGCCTTTTTTGTGGATATACCCTGGCATGATACCAATCTTACACTCTTCAGGAGTAATGACACCTGGGCAGTTCGGTCCGATCAAGCGAGTTTTTTTGCCTTCCATGTACCGCTTCACCTTGACCATATCCAGGACAGGAATATGTTCCGTGATACAAATGACAAGATCAAGTTCTGCGTCAACCGCTTCTAGAATTGCATCGGCAGCAAATGGAGCCGGTACATAGATAACAGATGCAGTCGCTCCGGTTTCAGTGACAGCTTCGGAAACTGTATTGAATACAGGTACCCCTTCCGCTTCTGTTCCACCTTTACCCGGAGTGACTCCTCCAACGATTTTCGTGCCGTATTCCAACATTTGTTTTGTATGAAATAATGCTGTTGCACCAGTGATTCCCTGAACGATCACTTTCGTATCTTTATTAATATAAACGCTCATTATGTTCCCCCCTGCCTATTATCCTACAAGTGATACTATTTTTTGTGCCCCATCTGCCATTGATTCAGCAGCCGTAATATTTAAACCTGACTCTTTTAGAATCTTTTTGCCAAGGTCCACATTCGTTCCTTCAAGACGAACAACAAGAGGGACATCCAGGCCAAGCTCTTTAGCAGCAGCCACTACGCCTGTCGCGATGATGTCACATTTCATGATTCCTCCGAAGATATTAACGAAGATGCCTTTAACATTTTGATCGGATAGGATGATTTTGAAAGCCTCTTTTACTTTTTCCTCAGTAGCACCGCCACCAACGTCAAGGAAGTTAGCCGGATCTCCCATATAATGTTTAATGATGTCCATCGTTGCCATAGCAAGTCCGGCACCATTAACCATGCATCCGATATTTCCGTCAAGCGATATGTAACTAAGGCCATGTTTTGATGCTTCAATCTCTTTCGCATCCTCTTCATCCAGATCACGGTACTCCGCGATGTCTTTATGGCGGTAAATCGCATTATCATCGAAATTCAATTTAGCATCAAGTGCCATTACATTGCCATCGCCCGTAACCACTAATGGGTTGATTTCTGCGATTGAGCAATCTTTTTCAACGAAAGCAGTATATAAGTTAACCATCAGTTTGGAAGCTTTGTTTATAAGTGAAGCCGGAATATTGATATTGAATGCAATCCTACGTGCCTGGAAGCCAGTCAGGCCGACAACCGGATCGATTACTTCTTTGAAAATTTTCTCTGGTGTCTTTTCAGCCACTTCCTCAATTTCCGTTCCGCCTTCTTCAGAAGCCATCAATACTACACTGTTCGTAGCACGGTCAAGGACCAGCCCGATATAATATTCCTTCGTAATGTCGCAGCCTTCTTCAATAAGTAAACGCTTAACTTCCTTGCCTGCAGGTCCTGTTTGATGGGTCACCAGCGTCTTACCAAGAATCTCTTCTGCATATGTACGTGCTTCATCAAGATTCTTCGCTACCTTGACTCCGCCGGCTTTCCCGCGGCCGCCCGCATGAATTTGAGCTTTGACGACAACAACTTCCGTACCTAACTCCTTCGCTGCTTCCACTGCTTCATCAACAGTAAAGGCAACCCGGCCATTTGGAACGGATACCCCGTATTGTCGCAATATCTCTTTCCCCTGATACTCATGGATATTCATTTCCCATCCTCCTTATCTACTAAAAAACAACTTTGAAATTTAATGCGTGTTTTCTCTACCATATTACAACAAAATTCTCCTTCGTGCATAATATTCTTTCACAAAATTTTAAAAATATTATTATAATATACTTCCATACCCTTGTGTACAATGGTAAAAACCGTCTTCGCCATTGTGTTTTTTTCTTATTTAAATCATTTATTTTGGTTCTAAAATTCTATTATAAAAAAAAGTAATTACAGTTATAAATCTATTAAAAACACTTCCATGAAAGCCTTTTCATCATATTAACCCAGAGATCTTTTTGTGAAAAATTACGGTTATCCTTGTCTTGATTCAAAGGAAAAGCAAAAGGACAAAGCCACAGCCTTGTCCTTTTGCAAATAGTTTAGTATTTTTTTAATATAATGAAAATTCGTCAGTGATTTCCCTAATATTCTACATAAACCAACAGAAATCCATTTGATAAAATCACATGGATAATTAGGCTCCTACCGATTCATGTCCTTGTCAACTTTATAAATGAATGCAAATACCTCTGCAACAGCTCCATACAATTCTTCCGGAATCGTTTGATTTATATCCAATTGACCTAAAAGTGCAGCAAGCGATTCGTCCCTTTGAACCGGTATATCCAGTTTCATGGCCTTTTCCAGAATATTTTCAGCCGTTTTACCTTTCCACTTCGCCAATAAGACGGGCGCTTTTGATGTCTTTTGATCATACTTTAAGGCAATGGCTTCTTTTCGTTTATCATTTATCATATTCGTATATCCACTCCACTATATGAACCGGCTTCTGAAAAGGGAATCAGTTTCACTCTTAGGTCCCTGTCTTTTTCATTCACTGGATTTACAAATGAAACCCCTGATAATCTGTAATCCATTTTTCCCAGATTCACTCTCAGGTTGTCAAGATATTGACCGGCTGCCTCTTCAAGGATCGCACCATGCCCATTGATGACCGTCACTTTTATGATTCGGTTTTGAACCTGCATGTCGATGACCGTCTCTTTAATACGTTCCAATTCTAAATAAAATAGGACTCGGCAGTAATCCGGATCTATTTTGCCATCTTTTGTTTTCCTTCCGCTCCATTGTATCGTTAGATCCGTTTGAGTAGATCCCAGATTGAGTGGAAGTGTAAGGAGTAAATTCTGAATCGGCCCGTTTTCCTGTGAAAGGATCTGTTGCGCAGTAATCCGATTTAGGATTTGTTCTGCCATCTCCTTGATAGATGCTGGAATTTGCTCATTCAGCAATTTAAGCAGCAACGGTTTAAGTGTCTCTAAATCCTTCGGGAAACCCGCCATATTATCTCCAGAAAGATTAATGAGTGCATGTTCCAGCTGAAGACCAAGGATTTTGGTCATTTCTTTCAGTTGGTGTGCAACAGAAGGTCCATTTGTGAAATCGAATGTTTGAAACTCAGTATCCAATACATGTGAAAGGACTAGCTTCTCATTAATTCTAGCGTATTGGGCCTCAGGAAGCTTATTAAGCGACTGAAACAGTAATTCACCCGCCTTACCCTTCGACTCAGCTACTCGCTCTGTGTTCTTATTCAAGTAGCCTATAAGGTCATTCACTTCTATATTTCCGCCTACTGCCTTTTTAGCTGCCGCTTCGAAAAAAGCACTCTGAAGTAAATGAAAGGCAAGAGGGGAAAGTTTTTCTGCAGAAATGTTTTTTCTCTGAATCGAGTGGACATCAATTGGCAGTTTTGTCTCCTCATGTTCATGACTATTCAATATGAGATTAATAGCAATTTCGATCTCTTCAACTTTTGCAAATGCTCCCCTTTTTGCCTCGGAAAGCAGCTGCAATCCTTGGTGCAATTTATCAATCGATGAATTCTTAGGAATACCGGACCTAGCCTCAGCTCCATCTATTAGAATTTCCAGAAAGACAGATTCCGTAATTTCCTTTGGAACGAAACCCGTCTTTTGAAGCAGGGAAAATGCACCGGATTTCATTTCTGGCGTTGAATCGGAATTCAGCCAAGTGGTCACTAGTTTTTGCAAACCGATTTGTTGAAGCTGGTTCTGTTTAGCAACACGTAAAGAGTCCAATACCTCCATAAGTTTGACTGCCGTCCTCGTTCCTGGCCCACCATCCTGCAGCTGCTGCTTGAAGCCACTGAGGAGTTTGTGGAAAGGCTCACCTTTGGACTGTGTAAATAATGCATCAAATACATCTTTTACAAAAGGCAGTTGCTGAATGAACATTGTTTTTATTACAGGTAGACCTACTTCTGCAGCATCAGCAGTTTTTAACCATTGCAAAGCGGACTGAAAAGTTTCCTTGGTTATCGGCAGGCTATTTGTCAGGAGATATTCGGCAAGCTTCGTTGCGGCCGGTTCGGGCGTTATGCCGAGATGAGCGATCAATTGTGCAGCTGTTCCCTTTAAGCCGGAAATGTTCAAATCGGGGGAATCTAAAGCTTTTAACACGACCTTCCCCTCAATTGGGTGTTGCACTTGAAACCAATACTTTTCTCCTGTCCGAAGCGGGATATCGAGAGTGGCAATCATTTTTTGATGGCCAATCTGTATCTCGGCCGTTTGGTTAGGAAAAACCTTATTCACCTTCCCGAAAAGGATTTGCCCGTTTTTCAAACTCGCAGTTCCTTTTATTTCAATAGGTGAAGATACGGGTTGACCGCTTGTTATGGATTGCACCACTCATCCCCCTTAGTCCTTCATTCGTGCAGCGATTTCCTTAACTGGTGCAAAACTTCTTCTATGCCAAGGTGTAAGCCCGTGCGTGTCG
This window encodes:
- the trmFO gene encoding FADH(2)-oxidizing methylenetetrahydrofolate--tRNA-(uracil(54)-C(5))-methyltransferase TrmFO, with amino-acid sequence MKETKVSVIGAGLAGSEAAWQLAKRGIKVDLYEMRPVKQTPAHHTDKFAELVCSNSLRANTLTNAVGVLKEEMRILDSVIMSAADACAVPAGGALAVDRHEFAGLVTERVKNHPNVTVINEEVTEIPEGPTVIATGPLTSQSLSDSLKQIMDEEYLYFYDAAAPILEKDSINMDKVYLKSRYDKGEAAYLNCPMTEEEFDRFYEALIAAETVPLKEFEKEIFFEGCMPIEVMASRGKKTMLFGPLKPVGLEDPKTGKRPFAVVQLRQDDAAGTLYNIVGFQTHLKWGPQKEVLQLIPGLENAEIVRYGVMHRNTFINSPNVLKPTYQFKNRDDLFFAGQMTGVEGYVESAASGLVAGINAARIVQGLEPIIFPAETTMGSMARYITSTNGKSFQPMNANFGLLPDLEVRIKSKKERNETHAKRALDTIQNFVKNL
- the topA gene encoding type I DNA topoisomerase, coding for MSEYLVIVESPAKAKTIERYLGKKYKVKASMGHVRDLPKSQMGVDVEHEYEPKYITIRGKGPVLKELKTAAKKAKKIYLAADPDREGEAIAWHLAHSLDVDVNSDCRVVFNEITKEAIKESFKSPRPINMKLVDAQQARRVLDRLVGYNISPLLWKKVKKGLSAGRVQSVAVRMIIDREKEIKDFIPEEYWTIKADFVKGKEQFEGSFFSLGGEKKELNTEEDVKKVLASLNGGEFTIGTVAKKERRRNPAAPFTTSSLQQEAARKLNFRAKKTMMLAQQLYEGIELGKEGTVGLITYMRTDSTRISDVAKEEVHTFIQNNYGKDYVQVEQRKEKKQTNAQDAHEAVRPTSTLREPGVVKEFLSRDQFRLYKLIWERFVSSQMSSAVMDTMSIDLHNEDVIFRANGSKIKFPGFMKVYVEGSDDSVEEKENALPDVKKGDQFFSKDIEPKQHFTQPPPRYTEARLVKTLEELGIGRPSTYAPTLDTIQKRGYVTLDNKRFIPTELGEIVLELIREFFPDILDAEFTAKMEQEFDSVEEGSIEWIKVIDEFYKEFAVHLAKAEVEMEKIEIKDEPAGEDCVECGHGMVFKMGRYGKFMACSNFPDCRNTKPIVKEIGVKCPKCKEGNIIERKSKKRRIFYGCDTYPGCDFISWDKPLPRSCPKCEGTLVEKKLKKGVQVQCMDCDFKEMPQA
- the dprA gene encoding DNA-processing protein DprA; protein product: MNTKERLIHLHHCRGAGWKTIQTIMSKDPSLSSLFTTNYVEWAKILPIPSNKLSLFYKDLHSLNTIDKLKKYEDTQIHCLTIFDDEYPFLMKQIFDPPWVLYLRGDKKLLTRKNTLGVVGTRKPTSYGLEALKTILLPLVKKKFVIISGVAAGIDAESHKIALKEGGDTIGVLGGGLLQIYPKSNVTLAEEIINKGLLISETPPEMRAEPWMFPLRNRIISGLSQGVFVVEAKERSGSLITAQAALEHGREVFALPGNVTSPESQGTNQLIQDGAKLVLSSRQIEEEF
- the sucD gene encoding succinate--CoA ligase subunit alpha — translated: MSVYINKDTKVIVQGITGATALFHTKQMLEYGTKIVGGVTPGKGGTEAEGVPVFNTVSEAVTETGATASVIYVPAPFAADAILEAVDAELDLVICITEHIPVLDMVKVKRYMEGKKTRLIGPNCPGVITPEECKIGIMPGYIHKKGHVGVVSRSGTLTYEAVHQLSQAGIGQSSAVGIGGDPVNGTDFIDVLKAFNDDPETHAVIMIGEIGGTAEEEAAIWVKENMTKPVVGFIGGRTAPAGKRMGHAGAIISGGKGTADEKIRVMNECGIKVAETPSVMGETLISVLKEKEIYEPCKTH
- the sucC gene encoding ADP-forming succinate--CoA ligase subunit beta is translated as MNIHEYQGKEILRQYGVSVPNGRVAFTVDEAVEAAKELGTEVVVVKAQIHAGGRGKAGGVKVAKNLDEARTYAEEILGKTLVTHQTGPAGKEVKRLLIEEGCDITKEYYIGLVLDRATNSVVLMASEEGGTEIEEVAEKTPEKIFKEVIDPVVGLTGFQARRIAFNINIPASLINKASKLMVNLYTAFVEKDCSIAEINPLVVTGDGNVMALDAKLNFDDNAIYRHKDIAEYRDLDEEDAKEIEASKHGLSYISLDGNIGCMVNGAGLAMATMDIIKHYMGDPANFLDVGGGATEEKVKEAFKIILSDQNVKGIFVNIFGGIMKCDIIATGVVAAAKELGLDVPLVVRLEGTNVDLGKKILKESGLNITAAESMADGAQKIVSLVG
- a CDS encoding EscU/YscU/HrcU family type III secretion system export apparatus switch protein — its product is MINDKRKEAIALKYDQKTSKAPVLLAKWKGKTAENILEKAMKLDIPVQRDESLAALLGQLDINQTIPEELYGAVAEVFAFIYKVDKDMNR